The following DNA comes from Acholeplasma equirhinis.
TTCAGCATTAAAAGCTGAGTCCACAATTATTGCAAGAAATGGAATGATTGGAGGTCACAATAAATGAGCTATGTCGATCGTGGCATTATTAAGTGGCAACCATTTGATGGTTTAGCAGGGTTTCATGAGATTCTAGCAAGAATCCGTTACAACCAAGGAAAGATTCCGAAACCAGTTCTTTTAGATGATAAAGTTGATGAAATTAATAGAGAACTGGAAGATGCCTTAAATAACCATAAAATGGTTCTAATAAAGCATTTTGAGGATGGATATATCTACCCTTATGAGGGTTATATATTTAAAGTTGATACGATTAAACAGCATATCATCTTGACGTCAAAAGAAAGATTTAAGATGGAAGATATTGTTGACTTATACTGCTTATAAAAAAGAAATGCACTTCATAATTGAAGTGCATTTTTAATGTTAAAAATATTTATGTTTAGTGGCTTTCCAATCAATTCTTATTCCTGTATTTTGATTAATTATGCCATAACCTCTATATCCATCAACAGTTTGTTTGCAACGATAAATAGCATATCTTATATTATTGATCACAAATGTATTATGATCACCTTTTTCTTGGTTATTTTTCCAATGCATGATTTCTAAATTATTATTGTCATCCGTACCACCAAGTTTTATTGGAAGAATGTGATCTATCGTCCAGCCAAAATTATGCTTCTTTCCTTCATATAATCTTTCAGTAGTATAATCACCGTAGTCTTCTTTGTAGATAAGTGTACCAAAACAATCAGACACTAATAATTCAGAGCCATATACTGTTTCCCAAAATCTAAGTGCATTTTTTCTATTAATCTCCATTAAGTCCACCTATATTAAAAGATATAAAATATTTGATGATTTTTTGAAATAATTGAATAATGTTTTGTTTTTTGATTGAAAACTGATCAATTAATTTAGATTTATCAATGCATTCAATTGAATTATCATGATATTTAATTTTACTAGTTGTCGTTTGAATGATTGACTCTTCGTGAATAAAGCATCCATCTAAATCTATGATATGTATGATTCTTTCAACATCATCTAAAGTTAGTTTGTCTATTTTCAACCGTTCTACAATGACCTCAAACATTCGTTTCTCTGGTGTTTTATTAGTAAGTACATCACCGTTCATAACAATAAACTTGATCTGATCTCCAGTAGCAAAAATTTTCTCGAGAATAATATCAAGTGATATTTCTTCGCTATCACCTTCAACCACAACAATCCAAACTTTTTTAATCATGGTACTACACCTTAGAAAAAGCTCTTCTAATTTCAGATTGATTGCATGCCTTATATACTTCTTCCTTTTGTCCACCTAATTGAATCACTCTATAATATGTATCACGTAAATTATGATTGTTTTTAATATGATTAAATTGAATATATCTATTATGAGGGTTTGTCGTTGTAAACCAAATATCTTTAGTATCTAAAACTTCTAAAGCTCGAAGATTGTGTGATGTAAAGAGAAATTGTCCCTTACCACTTTGTTTAATTACTTGTAATAATTCACCTAATAAAAATTCGAAAATAGAAGCGTCAAATTCATCAATAACTACTAACACATCTTCTCTTTTATACATTTCAATTAAATTAGCAATAAAGCTGACTAAAATTTTGATACCATCAGATTCATATGAATATGGAAACTCCATATTGTCTCTTTTTGCAAGCAAATCAAACTCATATACAAGTTCAACAGGATTAGGTATTCTTCTCTCATTTTTAATCATCAATTCAAATCCAGGAACAAGTTGAGAGATTACCAAGTTAATTGGTTTAAGGCCTTCTTTTAACTTTGTTAATTGTTCTTGTGTGCCTTGATTTTTGTATCCACCAAAAACATTCTCAAAAAAGTTGTTATTCCCTTCATTGTCGGTTGTGATTAATCCGATTGGATGTTGAATACCGAACGAAGATACTGCTGATCTTGAATGTTCAATGATATACATACGTTTATGTACATATTTAATTGTATTTTCGAAAATTAATTTGAAATTATTATCAACCAAAGTTTCATTAAAAAGTTTATTTACCTCAGGATTAAAGAAGAAACTTTGGTAATTATTTCTGGTGCTTGTTGCA
Coding sequences within:
- a CDS encoding YolD-like family protein, with protein sequence MSYVDRGIIKWQPFDGLAGFHEILARIRYNQGKIPKPVLLDDKVDEINRELEDALNNHKMVLIKHFEDGYIYPYEGYIFKVDTIKQHIILTSKERFKMEDIVDLYCL
- a CDS encoding HNH endonuclease signature motif containing protein, with the protein product MEINRKNALRFWETVYGSELLVSDCFGTLIYKEDYGDYTTERLYEGKKHNFGWTIDHILPIKLGGTDDNNNLEIMHWKNNQEKGDHNTFVINNIRYAIYRCKQTVDGYRGYGIINQNTGIRIDWKATKHKYF
- a CDS encoding AAA family ATPase gives rise to the protein MNPILRFKSIRVKNIKNVIEGKISFPDYDSEAEVRNNIIGIYGQNGSGKTAVVNAFRIIQQLFAGLSIERLLSVRTISEPSSELEVEYLIFHEEYQLHVTYLVKFSELGKVEETISYYNSLSGDRSKVGYTEETILSEQIFIPSARKSTFGINRQNIIKYLVAATSTRNNYQSFFFNPEVNKLFNETLVDNNFKLIFENTIKYVHKRMYIIEHSRSAVSSFGIQHPIGLITTDNEGNNNFFENVFGGYKNQGTQEQLTKLKEGLKPINLVISQLVPGFELMIKNERRIPNPVELVYEFDLLAKRDNMEFPYSYESDGIKILVSFIANLIEMYKREDVLVVIDEFDASIFEFLLGELLQVIKQSGKGQFLFTSHNLRALEVLDTKDIWFTTTNPHNRYIQFNHIKNNHNLRDTYYRVIQLGGQKEEVYKACNQSEIRRAFSKV